The Mycolicibacterium parafortuitum nucleotide sequence GCTGATCGCCAAGGCGGTGGCCAACTCGCTGGCCAAGAAGATGGCCGAGGTCCGCGGCGACGACGCCCGCGAGGCCAAGAGCTACTTCCTCAACATCAAGGGCCCCGAGCTGCTGAACAAGTTCGTCGGTGAGACCGAGCGTCACATCCGGCTGATCTTCCAGCGCGCCCGGGAGAAGGCCTCCGAGGGCACCCCGGTGATCGTGTTCTTCGACGAGATGGACTCGATCTTCCGCACCCGCGGCACCGGCGTGAGCTCCGATGTCGAAACCACCGTGGTGCCGCAGCTTCTCAGTGAGATCGACGGTGTCGAAGGCCTGGAGAACGTCATCGTGATCGGCGCCTCCAACCGCGAGGACATGATCGACCCGGCGATCCTGCGGCCCGGCCGCCTGGACGTCAAGATCAAGATCGAGCGGCCGGACGCCGAGTCGGCGATGGACATCTTCAGCAAGTACCTGACCGAGGAACTGCCGGTGCACGCCGACGACCTCGCCGAGTTCAACGGCGACCGCGGGCTGACCATCAAGGCGATGATCGAGCGGGTCGTGGACCGGATGTACGCCGAGATCGACGAGAACCGGTTCCTGGAGGTCACCTACGCCAACGGTGACAAAGAGGTCATGTACTTCAAGGACTTCAACTCCGGTGCGATGATCCAGAACGTCGTCGACCGGGCCAAGAAGTACGCGATCAAGTCGGTGCTGGAGACCGGGCAGCGGGGTCTTCGGATCCAGCATCTGCTCGACTCGATCGTCGACGAGTTCGCCGAGAACGAGGACCTGCCCAACACGACCAACCCGGACGACTGGGCCAGGATCTCGGGCAAGAAGGGTGAGCGGATCGTCTACATCCGCACGCTGGTCACCGGCAAGAGTTCGTCGGCCAGCCGCGCGATCGACACCGAATCCAACCTGGGCCAGTACCTGTAACGTCGAACCCGGCTCGGCCGGGGCCGCACAGGCGTACCTTCGAAGAAGGTAGTGCTCAGCGACCCTGGAGAAGTGCCATGAAGAATCAGGCTGTGCGAGTCCTGGGGACGACGTCGCTGTTCGCCGCCGCCGCGATCGTGGCGGCGGCGCCGGCAGCCGCCGACCAGTGGGTGATGCCCGATGTAACGGGTCAGGTTCTGCAGGACGCCCGGAATGCGGTGCTGGCGGCCAGCGAAGGTGTCGTCGAGCCTGCGACCACCACCGCCGAGGGCCCGCCGTTCGAGCAGGAGAACCTGACCAACTGGGAGGTGTGCGCGCAGGCGCCGTCGGCCGGGACCATCATCCCCGACGACACCCCGCCGACGCTCATCGTGGCCCGGCCCGGCGAGTGCCCGTCAGGTGAGTAGCGAGTAGCTGTTGGCCAGATCGTCCTGCAGCACACTGGCTTTCCGAGTCGAGGTGTCCGCCCGCAGCGGCTGCTCCAGCGTCTGCGCTCGATAGCTCCAGCCGTCGGGCAGGTTCAGCCGGTCGCCGAGTGCGGTGAGGTCGTCCAAGTCAGGCCGGGGTCGACGGTCTGGCTGTAGGTCTGCATCACCCACCGGCGGCCGTCCGGGTCGACGAGTTCGAAAACCGTTGTGCCGGAGTCGTAGACGAACACCGCCTTCCGGTCCACCTCGTTGACCGAATAGGGGCCCGGATTCA carries:
- the arc gene encoding proteasome ATPase, giving the protein MSESERPEASDGPEAFGTSPESHLSSEDAAELEQLRREAALLRDQLENSAGSGGARTRDVHQLEARIDSLAARNAKLMDTLKEARQQLLALREEVDRLGQPPSGYGVLLAVQEDDTVDVFTSGRKMRLTCSPNIDTKTLKQGQTVRLNEALTVVEAGHFESVGEISTLREILADGRRALVVGHADEERIVWLAEPLVAAENLPDEQEDDSGNDDRPRRLRPGDSLLVDTKAGYAFERVPKAEVEDLVLEEVPDVSYSDIGGLGRQIEQIRDAVELPFLHKELYREYSLRPPKGVLLYGPPGCGKTLIAKAVANSLAKKMAEVRGDDAREAKSYFLNIKGPELLNKFVGETERHIRLIFQRAREKASEGTPVIVFFDEMDSIFRTRGTGVSSDVETTVVPQLLSEIDGVEGLENVIVIGASNREDMIDPAILRPGRLDVKIKIERPDAESAMDIFSKYLTEELPVHADDLAEFNGDRGLTIKAMIERVVDRMYAEIDENRFLEVTYANGDKEVMYFKDFNSGAMIQNVVDRAKKYAIKSVLETGQRGLRIQHLLDSIVDEFAENEDLPNTTNPDDWARISGKKGERIVYIRTLVTGKSSSASRAIDTESNLGQYL